From a single Methanofollis sp. W23 genomic region:
- the hpt gene encoding hypoxanthine/guanine phosphoribosyltransferase, protein MLEHLIESLEAAPIVPRGEYNYFIHPITDGVPLLDPALLRDVACAMVTVTDLQGVDKIVTAEAMGIHIGTALSLMTDIPLNILRKRSYSLPGEIAVHQSTGYSHGQLYLNGIEKGDRVVVIDDVISTGGTLKAVLSALENAGAEIADVCVVIQRGTPDLGRAYTPLVTIDVDADGVRVIDTCR, encoded by the coding sequence ATGCTTGAACATCTGATAGAATCACTGGAAGCCGCACCAATTGTGCCGCGGGGAGAATACAACTACTTTATCCACCCAATCACCGACGGGGTGCCGCTCCTCGATCCCGCCCTCCTGCGGGACGTGGCATGTGCGATGGTCACGGTGACCGACCTCCAGGGGGTGGACAAGATCGTCACCGCCGAGGCGATGGGGATCCATATCGGGACTGCGCTCTCGTTGATGACCGACATCCCGCTGAACATCCTGCGTAAGCGTTCGTATTCCCTGCCCGGCGAGATCGCCGTCCACCAGTCGACCGGCTACTCGCACGGCCAGCTCTACCTGAACGGGATCGAGAAGGGGGACCGCGTGGTCGTGATCGACGACGTGATCTCGACCGGCGGGACGCTGAAGGCGGTCCTTTCCGCCCTTGAAAACGCGGGGGCCGAGATCGCCGATGTCTGCGTGGTGATCCAGCGCGGTACGCCCGACCTCGGACGGGCGTACACCCCCCTTGTCACGATCGATGTGGATGCCGATGGAGTCAGGGTCATCGATACCTGCCGCTGA
- the mfnA gene encoding tyrosine decarboxylase MfnA — MQVNGISEEELFSFLSLKKDEDSNYHHVLSSMCTIPHPVAVRAHQMFIEANLGDPGLFPGTTSIEELLVERLGTLFHHPKAGGYATSGGTESNLQALRIFAKMKGSRRPNVVVPESAHFSFEKACDILSLEMRTVPSDETFRMDVDALQDQMDENTCCVVAVAGTTEYGVVDPVKAVSEIAHDAGVPLHVDAAFGGLVIPFLDHKIPFDFTLPGVSSIAVDPHKMGMSTIPCGGLLAREPSWFGLLNVETPYLTVKQECTLAGTRSGGAVVGAFAVLEYLGMSGMKAVVEGCMKNTRRLIEGMETFGYRRAVTPDLNVATFEAGTVPPGWRVSRTRRGHMRTVMMPHVTRDVIEEFLQDIGEMDA; from the coding sequence ATGCAAGTGAATGGAATATCTGAAGAGGAACTTTTTTCTTTCCTCTCTTTGAAGAAAGACGAGGATTCGAACTATCATCATGTGTTGAGTTCGATGTGCACGATCCCCCACCCGGTTGCGGTGCGGGCACACCAGATGTTCATCGAGGCCAACCTCGGAGACCCCGGGCTCTTCCCTGGGACCACTTCGATCGAGGAACTCCTTGTCGAACGACTGGGCACGCTTTTTCATCACCCGAAGGCCGGGGGGTATGCCACCTCAGGGGGGACCGAGTCCAACCTCCAGGCGCTGCGGATCTTTGCAAAGATGAAGGGTTCGAGGCGTCCGAATGTGGTGGTCCCCGAGTCGGCGCATTTCTCCTTTGAAAAGGCCTGCGACATCCTCTCGCTTGAGATGCGGACGGTCCCGTCTGACGAGACCTTCAGGATGGATGTCGACGCCCTCCAGGATCAGATGGACGAGAACACCTGTTGTGTCGTCGCCGTCGCCGGGACGACCGAGTACGGCGTCGTCGACCCGGTGAAGGCGGTCTCTGAGATCGCCCATGACGCCGGCGTCCCCCTCCATGTGGACGCCGCCTTCGGTGGCCTGGTGATCCCGTTCCTGGACCATAAGATCCCCTTTGACTTCACGCTCCCTGGTGTCTCGTCCATTGCGGTGGACCCGCACAAGATGGGGATGAGTACCATCCCGTGCGGGGGGTTGCTGGCCCGCGAGCCCTCGTGGTTCGGGCTCCTCAATGTGGAGACCCCATATCTGACGGTGAAGCAGGAGTGCACCCTGGCCGGCACGAGGTCTGGCGGTGCGGTCGTCGGCGCCTTTGCAGTCCTCGAGTATCTCGGGATGAGTGGGATGAAGGCGGTCGTCGAGGGATGCATGAAGAATACTCGCCGGCTCATCGAGGGGATGGAGACCTTCGGGTACCGGCGTGCGGTCACTCCTGATCTGAACGTGGCGACCTTCGAGGCCGGCACGGTCCCGCCCGGGTGGCGGGTCTCACGGACCAGGCGTGGCCATATGCGCACGGTCATGATGCCCCATGTGACCAGGGACGTCATCGAGGAGTTTTTACAGGATATTGGTGAGATGGATGCTTGA
- the ppsA gene encoding phosphoenolpyruvate synthase, whose amino-acid sequence MTEMPNVLWLEEISKDDIPSVGGKGASLGEMTSVGLPVPKAFVVTAQAFRKFLVETGLEDSIFTLLSDLDVDNNDALEEVSRSVRDLVLGAKMPEGIKEEVLAAYGSMGDGELVVAVRSSATAEDLPDASFAGQQETYLNIKGDADVIEAVQMCWASLYGARAVYYRAKQGFDDRTVNIAVVVQQLIRSEKSGVMFSSHPVSGEPLTIIEGSWGLGEAVVSGSVSPDKYVFDRRLKRVVDRLISNKEYMIVPVGEKGTELVEIPKDRQDEPVLSDTEVTRLAEFGRISEEHYGVPQDLEWGMVGDTIYILQSRPITTIGVNNTHAAPSAQTGPQGAVILEGNGASPGVAGGPVIIVHDVKDLGKVKDGDILVARMTNPDMVPAMRKVSGIITDEGGMTCHAAIVSRELGTPAVVGTKTATKTLKDGQMVTIDGEKGLVFEGAAAVSAPAQAAPAAQVAGATVAAPAPVITATSVKVNVSLPEAAVRAAATGADGVGLLRIEHLILGMNKTPGWFIKNGKEEEFISELYTGIKTVLDAFPGKPVWVRTLDAPTDEFRNMLGGEDEPDEHNPMLGWRGIRRDLQSEAQFKMQVDAFKRLWDEGYDNLGLMFPLVSHPDQFVRAKELIAGWGVNVDEVDLGIMIEIPACAILIEDFCKAGVSFASFGTNDLIQYTIAIDRNNELVSPMYWPKHPAVLKLIHDAIAVCRDYHVECSICGQAGSDPKMVEWLIENGITSVSANIDAVPKIRGTAAKTEKRLILDAVRAKNASEWNI is encoded by the coding sequence ACCGAAATGCCCAACGTTTTGTGGCTCGAAGAGATTTCAAAGGATGATATCCCATCCGTAGGGGGAAAAGGGGCCTCCCTCGGTGAAATGACTTCGGTAGGGCTGCCTGTCCCGAAAGCATTCGTGGTAACTGCCCAGGCCTTCAGAAAATTCCTCGTGGAGACCGGACTTGAAGACTCGATCTTTACTCTTCTCTCAGACCTTGACGTTGACAACAACGACGCCCTCGAAGAGGTCTCGAGGAGTGTCAGGGACCTTGTCCTTGGCGCGAAGATGCCTGAAGGGATCAAAGAGGAGGTTCTCGCCGCCTATGGATCGATGGGCGACGGAGAACTGGTGGTCGCCGTCCGTTCCAGTGCCACGGCCGAAGACCTCCCTGACGCCAGTTTTGCCGGGCAGCAGGAGACCTACCTGAATATCAAGGGCGATGCCGACGTGATCGAGGCCGTCCAGATGTGCTGGGCATCCCTGTATGGGGCCCGTGCCGTCTATTACCGTGCAAAGCAGGGCTTCGACGACCGGACCGTCAACATCGCCGTGGTGGTCCAGCAACTCATCCGCTCTGAGAAATCAGGCGTGATGTTCTCATCGCACCCTGTGAGTGGCGAACCTCTCACCATCATCGAGGGTTCCTGGGGCCTTGGAGAAGCGGTCGTCTCGGGCAGCGTCTCGCCTGACAAGTATGTCTTTGACCGCCGCCTCAAGCGGGTCGTCGACCGGTTGATCTCGAATAAAGAGTATATGATCGTCCCGGTCGGGGAGAAAGGCACCGAACTGGTGGAGATCCCGAAGGACCGCCAGGACGAACCTGTCCTCTCTGACACCGAGGTCACGCGGCTTGCTGAATTCGGCCGGATCTCAGAAGAACATTATGGCGTCCCCCAGGACCTTGAATGGGGAATGGTCGGCGACACGATCTATATCCTCCAGTCCAGGCCGATCACCACCATCGGCGTGAACAACACCCATGCGGCTCCCAGCGCGCAGACCGGTCCGCAGGGTGCTGTCATACTCGAAGGCAATGGCGCCTCGCCGGGCGTGGCGGGCGGCCCGGTGATCATCGTCCACGACGTCAAGGACCTCGGCAAGGTCAAGGACGGCGACATCCTTGTTGCAAGAATGACAAACCCGGACATGGTCCCTGCAATGCGGAAGGTCTCGGGCATTATCACCGACGAGGGCGGGATGACCTGCCACGCCGCGATCGTGTCAAGAGAACTCGGCACGCCGGCGGTCGTCGGGACGAAGACCGCCACAAAGACGTTGAAAGACGGGCAGATGGTCACCATCGACGGTGAGAAGGGCCTGGTCTTTGAAGGTGCGGCGGCAGTGTCTGCACCTGCCCAGGCCGCTCCTGCGGCCCAGGTGGCCGGTGCCACCGTCGCCGCCCCGGCCCCGGTCATCACCGCCACGAGCGTCAAGGTCAACGTCTCCCTCCCCGAGGCTGCGGTCAGGGCTGCGGCCACCGGTGCGGACGGCGTGGGTCTCCTGCGCATCGAGCACCTGATCCTCGGCATGAACAAGACTCCTGGCTGGTTCATCAAGAACGGCAAGGAAGAGGAGTTCATTTCCGAACTCTATACCGGGATCAAGACCGTCCTCGACGCCTTCCCGGGCAAGCCTGTCTGGGTCAGGACCCTTGACGCCCCCACCGACGAGTTCAGGAATATGCTCGGCGGCGAGGACGAGCCTGATGAGCACAACCCGATGCTTGGCTGGCGCGGGATCCGCCGCGACCTCCAGAGCGAGGCCCAGTTCAAGATGCAGGTCGACGCCTTCAAGCGGCTCTGGGACGAGGGCTATGACAACCTCGGGCTGATGTTCCCGCTCGTCTCTCACCCAGACCAGTTTGTCAGGGCAAAAGAGCTCATCGCAGGATGGGGCGTGAATGTGGACGAGGTCGACCTCGGGATCATGATCGAGATCCCGGCATGCGCCATTCTCATCGAGGACTTCTGCAAGGCGGGCGTCTCGTTCGCCTCCTTTGGGACCAACGATCTCATCCAGTACACCATCGCCATCGACCGGAACAACGAACTGGTCTCTCCCATGTACTGGCCCAAGCACCCGGCGGTGCTCAAACTGATCCACGACGCCATCGCCGTCTGCCGGGACTATCATGTGGAGTGCTCGATCTGCGGGCAGGCCGGCTCAGACCCGAAGATGGTCGAGTGGCTGATTGAGAACGGGATCACCAGTGTATCAGCAAACATCGATGCCGTCCCCAAGATCAGGGGAACGGCGGCAAAGACAGAGAAGCGGCTGATCCTTGACGCAGTGAGAGCAAAGAATGCAAGTGAATGGAATATCTGA